Genomic window (Desulfuromonadales bacterium):
CCGATGCGCACCTCGCCGCGCTCGAGTCCGCGCAGCTCAGCCATCTCCGTCTCGGCGGCACGGCAGTTGTCGAGGATGCGTTCGGCATGGCGCCGGAAGACCTCCCCCTCGGCGGTGAGCGACACCCGCTTGTCCTGGCGGTTGATGAGCGTCAGCTCCAGCTCCTCCTCCAGCTTGCGGATCGCCATGCTGACGGCCGGCTGGGCGACGTGCAGTCGCTCGGCGGCACGGGTGAAGCTCTGCAGTCGGGCGATCTCGACAAAGGTTCTGATCTGGCGCAATTCCATCGCAGCCTCCATTTATAAGCAAAACATATCATATTCATCAATACAATATATTTTACTTATGATCAATGGCCCGCTAAGGTACATACAGGATCGCAGCAAGATGCGGGAGACTTTACAATGGGGCGGCAGGCGGACTACATCGAACGGGGAACGGCGGACTACCGGCGGGCCAACATGGCGCTCTTCATCGCCGGCTTCGTTACCTTTTCGACCCTTTACGACTTCCAGCCGCTGCTGCCGGTCATCAGCCGCGAGTTCGGCGTGTCGCCGGCGGCGGGCAGCCTGGCGCTGTCGGTGGCGACCTTCGCCCTGGCGGTCACCCTCCCGATATCCGGCAGCCTTTCGGATGCGCTCGGCCGGCGGGTGCTGATGGGGACGGCGCTGGCGCTGACCTCGCTGCTCGCCCTGGCCACCGCCGTCGCCCCGTCGGTGCCGACCCTGCTGGCGCTGCGACTGGCGCAGGGGATGGTGCTTGCCGGAGTGCCGGCCGTCGCCATGGCCTACCTGAGCGACGAGATGTCGCCGCGCGCCGTCGGCGCCGCCATGGGACTCTACATTGCCGGCAACGCCTGCGGCGGCATGACCGGCCGCATCCTCACCGCGGTCCTGGCCGACCACCTCCCCTGGCGCGGTGCGATCGCCGTCATCGGCGCCCTCTGCCTGGCGCTGAGCCTGATGTTCTGGCCGCTGCTCCCCCCATCGCGCCGCTTCCAACGCCGCCCCTTCCGCCTCGGGCCGCTCACCACCTCGCTCCTCGGCCACCTGCGCGAGCCGAGGCTGCTCTGCCTGTTCGCCCTCGCCTTCACCTGCATGGGCGCCTTCGTCACCCTCTACAACTACGTCACCTTCCGCCTGCTCGCCCCCCCCTACTGGCTCAGCCAGTCGCAGGTCGCCTCGATCTTCATCGCCTATGCCTTCGGCGCCTTCGGCTCGAGCGCCATGGGCGGACTGGTCGAGCGCGTCGGCCGCAGCCGCATCCTCTTCACGGCGCTGGCGGTGATGGCCGTGGGCGTGCTGCTGACCCTGCTGGCGCCGCTGGCCGCAGTGATCGCCGGCATCGTCGTCTTCACCATCGGCTTCTTCGGCGCCCACGCCGTCGCCTCGGCCTGGGTCGGCGCCAGCGCCTCCACCGCCCGCGCCCAGGCCTCCTCCCTTTACCTGCTCTTCTATTACCTGGGATCGAGCATCTCCGGCACCGGCGGCGGCGTCGTCTGGAGCGCCTGGGGCTGGCCGGGCGTCGTCGCCCTGATCCTCGGCCTGCTCGGCGCCGCCCTGCTCGCGATGCTGCGCCTGACGGCACTGGCGGCGCAGCCCGGCGCTGCGCCGGCGGCGCCGCTCACCCCGGTGGAGTGCGGACCGGCGGCGGAGTGAGGGCCATCTCCCGGGGCGGCGATGCGAGCAATTCCGAATCGCCGCACGCCTCTTCTTCCTGAGACAACGGGACTGCTGCCTCCTCGGCCGGAATCCGGATGCGCTGCACGGCGACCAGATTCACGGCCGCCAGCACGGCCCCGGCGATAAAGGGAATGCGGTAGTCGAGCATCCAGAGGGCGCCGCCGAGCACCGGCAGAGCGACGGCGGCGATGTGGTTGATGGTGAAGCCGACCGCCATGCTCGGTGCGATGTCGCGGGGGTCGGCCACTTTCTGGAAGTAGGTG
Coding sequences:
- a CDS encoding MFS transporter — its product is MGRQADYIERGTADYRRANMALFIAGFVTFSTLYDFQPLLPVISREFGVSPAAGSLALSVATFALAVTLPISGSLSDALGRRVLMGTALALTSLLALATAVAPSVPTLLALRLAQGMVLAGVPAVAMAYLSDEMSPRAVGAAMGLYIAGNACGGMTGRILTAVLADHLPWRGAIAVIGALCLALSLMFWPLLPPSRRFQRRPFRLGPLTTSLLGHLREPRLLCLFALAFTCMGAFVTLYNYVTFRLLAPPYWLSQSQVASIFIAYAFGAFGSSAMGGLVERVGRSRILFTALAVMAVGVLLTLLAPLAAVIAGIVVFTIGFFGAHAVASAWVGASASTARAQASSLYLLFYYLGSSISGTGGGVVWSAWGWPGVVALILGLLGAALLAMLRLTALAAQPGAAPAAPLTPVECGPAAE